A part of Geothrix oryzae genomic DNA contains:
- a CDS encoding ArsR/SmtB family transcription factor gives MNAPARIPAPIPVREAAPLFAALGDRTRLQLVARLCAGGPLSIAGLSRSAAVSRQAITKHLGVLSGAGLVRSRRQGRERIWELEPKRLDDAHRYLERISRQWDDALSRLRAFVERP, from the coding sequence TTGAACGCCCCCGCCCGGATCCCCGCCCCAATCCCCGTCCGGGAGGCCGCCCCGCTCTTCGCGGCCCTGGGCGACCGGACGCGGCTGCAGCTGGTCGCCCGCCTGTGCGCCGGCGGGCCCCTCTCGATCGCGGGCCTGAGCCGCTCCGCCGCCGTGTCCCGGCAGGCCATCACCAAGCACCTCGGCGTGTTGTCCGGGGCCGGCCTGGTGCGGAGCCGCCGCCAGGGGCGCGAGCGCATCTGGGAGCTCGAACCCAAGCGGCTCGACGATGCGCATCGGTACCTCGAGCGCATTTCGCGGCAGTGGGACGATGCCCTGAGCCGCCTACGGGCCTTCGTCGAGCGCCCGTAA
- a CDS encoding cupin domain-containing protein, with translation MLTRLSPRTAARALTEFWSPRVIGELDDAYVKVAKLHGSLTWHSHEHEDELFFILKGHLRIELEDGVVTLGEGDLFIVPKGTRHNPVAEEECHVLLVERKTTLHTGEVTTEKTRTLAEQLRPLPLPGAGGDGS, from the coding sequence ATGCTGACCCGCCTCTCCCCCAGGACCGCCGCCCGCGCGCTGACCGAGTTCTGGTCGCCCCGCGTGATCGGCGAGCTTGATGATGCGTATGTGAAGGTGGCCAAGCTGCACGGCTCCCTGACCTGGCACAGCCACGAGCACGAGGACGAGCTGTTCTTCATCCTCAAGGGGCACCTGCGGATCGAGCTGGAGGACGGGGTTGTGACGCTTGGCGAGGGCGACCTGTTCATCGTGCCCAAGGGCACGCGCCACAACCCGGTCGCCGAGGAGGAGTGCCATGTCCTGCTCGTCGAGCGCAAGACGACCCTGCACACCGGGGAGGTGACGACGGAAAAGACCCGCACCCTCGCCGAGCAGCTGCGCCCCCTGCCGCTTCCGGGCGCCGGAGGCGACGGGTCTTGA
- a CDS encoding cache domain-containing protein, whose product MHPSKLIVLLAAPALVSTAGAQTLKHEDAVAFLKEAVAYYQTHGRAAALREFTLPSGKFRRAGGELYITVYDQSGKCLAHGQEPAKVGVDALNSKDPDGKPFIRERIETAKAKGKGWQDIQYKDPRTGRPAPKAMYFELHDGLVFGTGIYKKG is encoded by the coding sequence ATGCATCCAAGCAAGTTGATCGTCCTTCTCGCCGCCCCGGCCCTGGTCTCCACCGCTGGCGCCCAGACCCTCAAGCACGAAGATGCCGTGGCGTTCCTGAAGGAAGCCGTCGCCTACTACCAGACCCACGGACGGGCCGCAGCCCTGCGCGAATTCACCCTCCCCAGCGGCAAGTTCCGGCGCGCCGGCGGCGAGCTGTACATCACGGTCTACGATCAGAGCGGGAAGTGCTTGGCCCATGGCCAGGAGCCCGCCAAGGTGGGCGTGGACGCCCTGAACTCCAAGGATCCCGACGGCAAGCCCTTCATCCGGGAGCGCATCGAGACCGCCAAGGCCAAGGGTAAGGGCTGGCAAGACATCCAGTACAAGGATCCCAGGACCGGCCGCCCCGCCCCGAAGGCCATGTACTTCGAGCTGCATGACGGCCTGGTGTTCGGCACCGGCATCTACAAGAAGGGCTGA
- the purM gene encoding phosphoribosylformylglycinamidine cyclo-ligase, which translates to MSEKVSYASSGVDINRQDEALKRIKPLVKATKTPGVRSDIGLFGGLFDARFPEAKPILVSSMDGVGTKMKVARRAGIWDTVGQDLVNHCINDILVQGARPLFFLDYIAAQQLEPEVIEQIVKGMATACKNSGSALIGGELAEMPGVYAEGEVDVAGTIVGVVDEADLLPRLDAMGEGEVLIGLPSSGLHTNGYSLARKVCFELEKLQVTDTLPGTDRTVADALLAIHRSYLAPVMPLVKAHKLVAMAHITGGGLTDNIPRVLPKTLNAEIDTASWEIPALFRFLMAKGGLGIDDARQALNLGVGMVLVAKADRAEEVLADLHAAEEPAWVLGRLVKGSGVVAYR; encoded by the coding sequence ATGAGCGAGAAGGTCAGTTACGCGTCCAGCGGCGTGGACATCAACCGCCAGGACGAGGCCCTGAAGCGCATCAAGCCCCTGGTGAAGGCCACCAAGACCCCGGGCGTCCGCAGCGACATCGGCCTGTTCGGCGGCCTCTTTGATGCCCGGTTTCCCGAGGCCAAGCCCATCCTCGTCAGCAGCATGGACGGCGTGGGCACCAAGATGAAGGTGGCCCGGCGGGCCGGTATTTGGGACACGGTGGGCCAGGATCTGGTGAACCACTGCATCAACGACATTCTCGTACAGGGCGCCCGGCCCCTCTTCTTCCTGGACTACATCGCGGCCCAGCAGCTGGAACCGGAAGTCATCGAGCAGATCGTCAAGGGCATGGCCACGGCCTGCAAAAATTCAGGCTCGGCCCTCATTGGCGGCGAGCTGGCGGAGATGCCCGGCGTCTATGCCGAGGGCGAGGTCGATGTGGCCGGCACCATCGTGGGCGTGGTCGATGAAGCTGACCTGCTGCCGCGCCTCGACGCCATGGGCGAGGGCGAGGTGCTGATCGGCCTGCCCAGCTCCGGGCTGCACACCAACGGCTACTCCCTGGCCCGCAAGGTCTGCTTCGAGCTGGAGAAGCTCCAGGTGACCGACACGCTGCCCGGCACCGACCGCACGGTGGCGGACGCCCTGCTGGCCATCCACCGCAGCTACCTGGCCCCGGTGATGCCCCTGGTGAAGGCCCACAAGCTCGTGGCCATGGCCCACATCACCGGCGGCGGCCTGACCGACAACATCCCCCGCGTGCTGCCCAAGACCCTCAATGCCGAGATCGACACCGCCAGCTGGGAGATCCCGGCCCTCTTCCGCTTCCTGATGGCCAAGGGCGGCCTGGGGATCGACGACGCCCGCCAGGCCCTGAACCTGGGCGTGGGCATGGTGCTGGTGGCCAAGGCCGACCGGGCCGAGGAAGTGCTGGCCGACCTCCACGCCGCCGAAGAGCCCGCCTGGGTGCTGGGGCGCCTGGTGAAGGGTTCGGGCGTGGTGGCCTACCGCTAG
- a CDS encoding SRPBCC family protein produces the protein MGPSSLDRIEKEILLRAPQARVWQALVDAEAFGAWFRVKLEGPFLPGRRTRGSITYPGYEHLTMEVWVEQMVAQTLFSFRWHPASVDPEVDYSGEPTTLVEFWLEAVAEGTRLTVVESGFDQIPANRREAAFRMNSGGWAEQLGNLQRHVAG, from the coding sequence ATGGGCCCATCGAGCCTCGATCGCATCGAGAAGGAGATCCTGCTGCGGGCGCCGCAAGCGCGCGTCTGGCAGGCGCTCGTGGACGCCGAGGCCTTCGGCGCCTGGTTCCGGGTGAAGCTGGAGGGCCCCTTCCTGCCCGGCCGGCGCACCCGGGGCTCGATCACCTACCCGGGCTACGAACACCTCACCATGGAGGTGTGGGTGGAGCAGATGGTCGCCCAGACGCTGTTCTCGTTCCGCTGGCACCCGGCTTCGGTCGATCCGGAGGTGGACTACTCGGGCGAGCCCACCACGCTCGTCGAGTTCTGGCTCGAAGCGGTGGCCGAGGGGACGCGGCTCACGGTGGTCGAATCGGGCTTCGACCAGATCCCCGCGAACCGGCGCGAGGCGGCCTTCCGGATGAACAGCGGAGGGTGGGCCGAGCAGCTGGGCAACCTTCAGCGCCATGTCGCCGGGTGA
- a CDS encoding acyltransferase family protein, with protein MPVKAPPRLGLLDPLRGILALCVAVYHLGVWFDISQSGGGANIAMARLGNYSVSAFFVLSGFVLFRTTPWPRLQKEGPARFWLRRFLRLAPVFYVVCTLNVAFHLGMGPEPSWRFIAENLSLTFGAIHPNHALVTGGWYVGLVALLYFAYPALAWLREKGGPRGGLVFLAALALGLWAWSLPSTLEGVMAQEPWNRFHTYVMAPNQLFLLAWGALLAGLHARTEQRLEPKVALLLALPLVWLLVKPTPQFFDHLAVLTGWLRYRYLLVVTGLVALAAFTRDGEPGWFGKGLTRLGAWSYGLYLLHPFTMKLVAPHWTGRLGFSLALALAILAAAGAHRWIEEPLGRLGRPKEKR; from the coding sequence GTGCCCGTGAAAGCGCCTCCCCGCCTCGGCCTGCTGGATCCCCTGCGCGGCATCCTGGCCCTCTGCGTGGCGGTGTACCACCTGGGGGTGTGGTTCGACATCTCGCAGTCGGGCGGCGGCGCGAACATCGCCATGGCGCGCCTGGGCAACTACAGCGTGTCGGCCTTCTTCGTGCTGAGCGGCTTTGTGCTGTTCCGCACCACGCCCTGGCCCCGTCTTCAGAAGGAGGGCCCCGCGCGCTTCTGGCTGCGCCGCTTCCTGCGCCTGGCGCCGGTGTTCTATGTGGTCTGCACCCTGAATGTGGCGTTCCATCTGGGCATGGGGCCGGAGCCGTCCTGGCGGTTCATCGCCGAGAACCTGTCGTTGACCTTCGGCGCCATCCACCCGAACCATGCGCTGGTGACGGGGGGCTGGTATGTGGGCCTCGTGGCCCTGCTCTACTTCGCCTATCCGGCCCTGGCCTGGCTGCGGGAGAAGGGCGGGCCTCGGGGTGGGCTCGTCTTCCTGGCGGCCCTGGCCCTCGGCCTGTGGGCGTGGAGCCTGCCCTCCACCCTCGAGGGCGTCATGGCGCAGGAGCCGTGGAACCGCTTCCACACCTATGTCATGGCCCCCAACCAGCTCTTCCTTCTGGCCTGGGGGGCCCTGCTGGCGGGGCTGCACGCCCGCACGGAGCAGCGGCTCGAGCCCAAGGTGGCCCTGCTGCTGGCCCTGCCGCTGGTGTGGCTGCTGGTCAAGCCCACGCCCCAGTTCTTCGATCACCTGGCGGTCCTGACGGGCTGGCTCCGCTACCGCTACCTGCTGGTGGTGACAGGCCTCGTGGCCCTGGCGGCCTTCACGCGGGACGGCGAGCCGGGGTGGTTCGGGAAGGGCCTCACGCGGCTCGGCGCCTGGAGCTACGGCCTTTACCTACTGCACCCCTTCACCATGAAGCTGGTGGCGCCGCACTGGACGGGTCGCCTGGGATTCAGCCTGGCCCTGGCGCTGGCCATCCTCGCCGCGGCCGGGGCGCACCGCTGGATCGAAGAACCCCTGGGGCGCCTGGGGCGGCCCAAAGAAAAGCGCTGA
- a CDS encoding CPBP family intramembrane glutamic endopeptidase: protein MKSLFFNEDKGLRNGWWALIYLALLAGCLAGFQLLLVPGLKRLGVRSGDWVVGLLFGVSLLAAWICTRLRKESLASTGWRLDGRWAGEFAWGTLLGVGVMVLAAGLLWGVGGVTWELDPARSFRALSQGFVVFALVACWEENLFRGFVFQRLLDGVGAWPAQVILALFFGFAHWGNPGMHGATKLWATLDIALAAVFLGLGYLRTRSLALPIGIHLGWNWTQGTVLGFGVSGTAAQHGWVRPVFHGRPEWVSGGAFGLEASVLGVIAVLVGIVLLWRWKGRGAAPISTMPEPWHPESA from the coding sequence ATGAAGTCCCTTTTTTTCAATGAAGACAAGGGTCTTCGAAACGGATGGTGGGCGCTCATCTACCTGGCCCTCCTGGCGGGCTGCCTCGCCGGCTTCCAGCTGCTTCTGGTCCCCGGGCTCAAGCGGCTCGGCGTCCGCAGCGGGGACTGGGTGGTGGGGCTGCTCTTCGGGGTGTCCCTGCTGGCGGCCTGGATCTGCACGCGGCTGCGCAAGGAGTCCCTCGCCAGCACCGGGTGGCGGCTGGACGGCCGGTGGGCCGGGGAATTCGCCTGGGGCACCCTGCTGGGCGTCGGCGTGATGGTGCTGGCGGCCGGCCTGCTCTGGGGTGTGGGCGGCGTGACCTGGGAGTTGGATCCCGCCCGCAGCTTCCGGGCCCTGAGCCAGGGTTTCGTGGTGTTCGCGCTGGTGGCCTGCTGGGAGGAGAACCTGTTCCGAGGCTTCGTCTTCCAGCGTCTGCTGGACGGCGTGGGCGCCTGGCCTGCGCAGGTGATCCTCGCGCTCTTCTTCGGGTTCGCCCACTGGGGCAACCCCGGCATGCACGGCGCGACGAAGCTCTGGGCCACCCTCGACATCGCCCTCGCCGCCGTGTTCCTGGGCCTGGGCTACCTCCGCACCCGCAGCCTGGCTCTGCCCATCGGCATTCACCTGGGCTGGAACTGGACCCAAGGCACGGTTCTCGGCTTCGGGGTCAGCGGCACCGCGGCCCAGCACGGCTGGGTGCGGCCGGTCTTCCATGGCCGGCCGGAGTGGGTGAGCGGCGGGGCCTTCGGGCTGGAAGCCAGCGTCTTAGGCGTGATCGCCGTCCTGGTGGGCATCGTCCTGCTTTGGCGCTGGAAGGGCCGCGGCGCGGCTCCCATCAGCACCATGCCGGAGCCCTGGCATCCCGAGTCCGCCTAG
- a CDS encoding SRPBCC family protein, with translation MSDAPSTVRFHRVLRATPDKVYRAFLDPDAMAKWLPPYGFTGKVHQMDARVGGGYRMSFTNFGTGGTHAFGGTYLELVPARRLRYADRFDDPNLPGDMQVTVNLRPVSCGTEVDIVQEGIPAVIPPELCVLGWQESLAQLALLVEPVIPDGA, from the coding sequence ATGAGCGATGCCCCCTCCACCGTCCGCTTCCATCGGGTGCTCCGCGCGACGCCCGACAAGGTCTACCGGGCCTTCCTCGACCCGGACGCCATGGCGAAGTGGCTGCCCCCCTACGGATTCACCGGGAAGGTCCACCAGATGGACGCCCGGGTGGGCGGCGGGTACCGCATGTCCTTCACCAACTTCGGCACCGGCGGCACCCATGCCTTCGGGGGCACCTATCTGGAGCTGGTGCCCGCCCGGCGGCTGCGCTACGCCGACCGCTTCGACGATCCCAACCTCCCCGGCGACATGCAGGTCACCGTCAACCTGCGCCCCGTGAGCTGCGGCACGGAAGTGGACATCGTCCAGGAGGGCATCCCCGCCGTCATCCCCCCGGAGCTCTGCGTCCTCGGCTGGCAGGAGTCCCTGGCCCAGCTGGCCCTGCTGGTGGAGCCGGTCATCCCCGACGGGGCCTGA
- the folE gene encoding GTP cyclohydrolase I, whose protein sequence is MPDPMPSDLMPPSFDRAAAEAAVRALLRSFGQDADAPELKDTPARVAEFWTERLAGYGIDLATELKPLPGDLSPVPVILERIPFVSTCEHHLAPFEGHATIGYLPGAGGTVGLSKLVRVVQAYAWRLQVQERMAQQIADALRTHLRPAAWGVQLVAVHTCMGHRGVKTPGVPVRTTLMGGAWEQQPPVPFRL, encoded by the coding sequence ATGCCCGATCCCATGCCGTCCGATCTCATGCCCCCATCCTTCGATCGTGCCGCCGCCGAGGCCGCCGTCCGCGCGCTGCTGCGGAGCTTCGGCCAGGATGCGGACGCGCCGGAGCTGAAGGACACGCCCGCCCGGGTGGCCGAGTTCTGGACCGAGCGGCTGGCGGGCTACGGCATCGACCTGGCCACCGAGCTGAAGCCCCTGCCCGGCGACCTCTCCCCCGTGCCCGTCATCCTCGAGCGCATCCCCTTCGTGAGCACCTGCGAGCACCACCTGGCGCCCTTCGAGGGCCACGCCACGATCGGCTATCTGCCAGGAGCCGGCGGCACCGTGGGCCTCAGCAAGCTCGTGCGCGTGGTGCAGGCCTATGCCTGGCGTCTGCAGGTGCAGGAGCGCATGGCCCAGCAGATCGCCGACGCCCTGCGCACCCACCTGCGCCCCGCCGCCTGGGGCGTGCAGCTCGTGGCCGTGCACACCTGCATGGGCCACCGCGGCGTAAAGACCCCCGGCGTGCCCGTGCGCACCACCCTCATGGGCGGCGCCTGGGAGCAGCAGCCTCCCGTCCCCTTCCGCCTCTGA